Proteins encoded in a region of the Prochlorothrix hollandica PCC 9006 = CALU 1027 genome:
- a CDS encoding helicase-related protein yields the protein MSSIYDNIEQPILPELQAYLKQAYRADFCVGYFNLRGWRQIDQDIEQFKGGDGQTCRLLVGMYRLPQEELRQAFAIGADPRRMDQGQAIRLQTLMAQEFRQQLTYGAPSVADEEGLQRLRSQLLSHKLQVKLFLRHPLHAKLYLIYRDDRATPTLSYVGSSNLTLSGLKSQGELNVEVVDRDDTKKLEDWFAARWDDRFCLDISEQLAEIIDESWAGRSLQPYLVYLKMAYHLSQEARDGLSQYRAPASFGLLPFQEAAVQVAAKKLNSRGGVVIGDVVGLGKTLVGTAIAHLCEEDYGTSTLVICPKNLEAMWQGYIDRYGLRGKIVPTSRVIQDLPNVPARFRLVLIDESHNLRNKEGKRYQAIKDYIEQSGSRCILLTATPYNKTYLDLSAQLQLFLSPDADLAIKPEAYIRSLGGEMQFRRKHSTSSVRSLLAFEHSPEPEDWQQLMSRYMVRRTRSFIKNTYAKQDGGRYYLEFADGTRCPFPLRRPCTVRFTIGEPQTDAYARLYGDRVVDLINALNLPRYGLGLYSAPHPTPKASAEETQLLDNLSQAGQRLMGFCRTNLFKRLESSGAAFIQSLERHILRNYVFLHGIAHDLPLPIGTQDAALLDAVGRYGGGHDEEVDSLLSQDGERAEDGAEAVAEEDIEPQETFAQRAAAIYRLYREQYPSRFNWIRANLFRPELQQDLQDDATALMGILQLAGSWEPGSDAKLQALLALLQQEHPTDKVLIFTQFADTAQYLAQTLADQGIEQVGLATGQTTDPTALAWRFSPISNKDNIPHGKPIPESEQLRVLVATDVLSEGQNLQDCAIIVNYDLPWAIIRLIQRAGRVDRLGQQAKEILCYSFLPAEGVERLINLRGRLRDRLQENQDVVGTDEAFFEDEQTRTMLLNLYNERSGVLDDIDEGEVDLTSEALQIWQSAIEANPALKGMVEKLPEVVYSTRDHEPTGLDPEGVLLYLRTASGTDALAWVDKNGNSVTQSQMRILRMARCSYDTPALPRDPQHHELVERGAALMAEQTKTIAGTLGNKRSAAARTYDRLLAYSQQVRETTPLLATGTDWKTLEQAIGDLLKYPLKHNAIARLNREFKAGISDEQLAKLVTFLREHDALCVIHSEHQQNDVQILCSMGLFQG from the coding sequence ATGTCCAGTATTTACGACAATATCGAACAACCGATCCTGCCGGAGTTGCAGGCATACCTGAAGCAAGCCTACCGGGCTGATTTCTGCGTGGGCTATTTTAACCTGCGGGGCTGGCGACAAATTGACCAGGATATAGAGCAATTTAAGGGGGGTGACGGTCAAACGTGCCGGTTGCTGGTGGGGATGTATCGGTTACCGCAGGAGGAACTCCGGCAAGCCTTCGCCATCGGGGCGGATCCAAGACGCATGGATCAGGGGCAAGCCATACGCCTGCAAACCTTGATGGCCCAGGAGTTCCGGCAACAACTGACCTATGGTGCCCCTAGCGTGGCTGATGAGGAGGGCTTACAGCGGTTGCGATCGCAACTCCTCAGCCACAAACTTCAGGTCAAGCTGTTTCTGCGCCATCCCCTCCATGCCAAGTTGTACTTAATTTACCGCGACGATCGCGCCACCCCCACCCTTAGCTATGTGGGCAGCAGTAACTTAACCCTGTCTGGGCTGAAATCTCAGGGTGAGCTAAATGTGGAGGTGGTGGATCGGGATGATACGAAGAAATTGGAGGACTGGTTTGCAGCGCGATGGGACGATCGCTTTTGCTTGGATATTTCTGAACAACTCGCCGAGATTATTGATGAAAGTTGGGCGGGCCGATCGCTCCAACCCTATCTCGTGTACTTAAAAATGGCTTACCACCTGTCCCAGGAGGCGCGGGATGGCTTGAGTCAGTACCGTGCCCCCGCCAGTTTTGGCCTGCTACCGTTCCAAGAGGCGGCGGTGCAGGTGGCCGCTAAAAAGTTGAACAGTCGGGGTGGGGTCGTCATTGGCGATGTGGTGGGGTTAGGAAAAACCCTGGTGGGCACGGCGATCGCCCATCTCTGCGAAGAGGACTATGGCACCAGTACCCTGGTGATCTGCCCCAAGAACCTGGAAGCCATGTGGCAGGGGTACATCGATCGCTATGGGTTGCGGGGCAAGATCGTTCCCACCAGCCGAGTCATTCAGGACTTGCCCAACGTCCCCGCCCGGTTTCGGTTGGTGTTGATCGATGAAAGCCACAACCTGCGCAACAAGGAGGGCAAGCGCTATCAGGCCATCAAAGACTACATCGAGCAAAGCGGCAGTCGCTGTATTTTGCTGACGGCAACCCCCTATAACAAGACCTATCTGGACTTATCAGCCCAGTTACAGTTATTTTTAAGCCCTGATGCCGATCTTGCCATTAAGCCCGAAGCCTATATCCGCAGCCTGGGCGGTGAGATGCAGTTTCGCCGCAAACACAGCACTAGCTCCGTGCGATCGCTGTTGGCCTTTGAACACAGTCCAGAGCCGGAAGATTGGCAGCAGTTGATGAGTCGCTATATGGTGCGACGGACCCGCAGTTTTATCAAAAATACCTATGCTAAACAGGATGGGGGACGGTACTATCTGGAATTTGCCGATGGAACGCGATGCCCCTTCCCCCTACGTCGTCCTTGCACCGTGCGCTTCACCATTGGCGAACCCCAGACTGATGCCTATGCGCGGTTGTATGGCGATCGGGTGGTTGATCTCATCAATGCCCTCAATCTGCCCCGCTATGGCTTGGGCCTATACAGTGCCCCCCACCCAACCCCCAAGGCGAGTGCTGAAGAAACCCAGTTGTTAGACAATCTCTCCCAGGCGGGGCAGCGGTTGATGGGCTTTTGTCGCACTAATTTGTTTAAGCGCTTGGAGAGTAGTGGTGCCGCCTTTATCCAGTCCTTAGAGCGACATATTCTGCGCAATTATGTGTTTCTCCATGGCATCGCCCACGACCTCCCCCTGCCCATTGGCACCCAAGACGCGGCCTTGCTGGACGCAGTGGGTCGTTATGGGGGGGGGCATGATGAGGAAGTTGATTCCCTCCTGAGTCAGGACGGGGAACGTGCCGAAGATGGGGCTGAGGCTGTGGCTGAAGAAGATATTGAACCCCAAGAGACCTTTGCTCAACGGGCAGCGGCCATCTATCGTTTATACCGAGAGCAATACCCCAGTCGGTTTAATTGGATTCGCGCTAATCTGTTTCGTCCAGAGTTGCAGCAAGATCTTCAAGACGATGCCACCGCGTTGATGGGAATTTTGCAACTGGCGGGCAGTTGGGAGCCAGGGTCGGATGCCAAGCTACAGGCGCTGCTGGCGTTATTGCAACAGGAACACCCGACGGATAAGGTGCTGATTTTCACGCAATTTGCCGATACAGCCCAGTATTTAGCCCAAACCTTAGCGGATCAGGGTATTGAACAAGTGGGTTTAGCCACGGGGCAAACGACTGATCCCACGGCGTTAGCATGGCGGTTCAGTCCCATCAGTAATAAAGACAATATTCCCCATGGAAAACCGATCCCAGAATCCGAGCAGTTGCGGGTGTTGGTGGCGACGGATGTGCTGAGTGAGGGCCAAAACCTGCAAGATTGCGCCATTATCGTCAATTATGATTTACCTTGGGCTATTATTCGCCTAATCCAGCGGGCGGGACGGGTCGATCGCCTGGGACAACAGGCTAAGGAGATTCTCTGTTATTCGTTTTTGCCGGCGGAGGGGGTGGAGCGGTTGATCAATCTGCGGGGACGGTTGCGCGATCGCCTCCAGGAAAACCAGGACGTGGTGGGCACGGATGAAGCCTTTTTTGAGGATGAGCAAACGCGGACGATGCTGCTGAATCTTTACAATGAACGATCGGGGGTGCTGGATGACATAGACGAGGGGGAGGTGGATTTAACCTCGGAGGCGTTGCAGATCTGGCAGAGCGCGATCGAGGCCAACCCAGCCCTCAAAGGTATGGTTGAAAAACTGCCGGAGGTGGTGTATTCCACCCGTGACCATGAACCCACGGGCTTGGATCCAGAGGGGGTGCTGTTGTATCTGCGCACGGCGAGCGGGACCGATGCCTTGGCCTGGGTGGACAAAAACGGCAACAGTGTTACCCAGTCTCAGATGCGAATTCTGCGCATGGCGCGGTGTAGCTATGACACGCCTGCCCTCCCACGGGATCCCCAACACCATGAGCTGGTGGAACGGGGGGCGGCATTGATGGCGGAACAAACCAAAACCATCGCGGGGACGTTGGGCAATAAGCGCAGCGCGGCGGCCCGCACCTACGATCGCCTGCTGGCCTATAGCCAACAGGTGCGGGAGACTACGCCGTTGCTGGCGACGGGGACGGACTGGAAAACCCTGGAACAGGCGATCGGGGATCTCCTCAAGTATCCCCTGAAGCACAATGCGATCGCCCGCCTCAACCGAGAATTCAAGGCGGGCATCAGCGATGAGCAGTTGGCAAAATTGGTCACGTTTCTGCGGGAACACGATGCTCTGTGTGTCATCCACTCGGAACATCAGCAAAACGACGTGCAGATTCTTTGTTCAATGGGATTATTCCAGGGTTAA
- a CDS encoding Eco57I restriction-modification methylase domain-containing protein, whose protein sequence is MQKLEALTIDIKEEKELTHVDVVEKVKQGFDIERVTKQFFQDFEGLHQNFCLEIEGIDSEADRRWYASVLLNRLMFVYFLQRRYFLDNKDALYLQHKLEMCQQDGTSFYEFLKDLFFLGFAEPEYERDAAIQQRLGKICYLNGGLFLRHPIEEKYPQLHIGDRAFSQVLDLFSGYSWHLDDRPDKDPLEINPDVLGYIFEKYINQKEFGAYYTRPEITEYLCDRTINKLVLDRVNALGHDFDRLESVVPALDGALCQALLHDILPTLTLLDPACGSGAFLVAAMKTLIAIYQQVVAKARQFADSAGGSQSNQPQIAQWLTEAAKHPSLDYYIKKRIITDNLYGVDIMEEATEIAKLRLFLALVSAAKTVDDLEPLPNIDFNIMAGNSLIGLIGVDRDGFDRLGHKAKGKGPTGVQGNLLQPLVASEYQQILEDKNYHIALYKTHAFLPGDRDELPQEIRLLQLRDHINKLNRESQAKLNQLLLDEFSQRLGIKFEQAQLKGKPKKRLLTIADIDALEPFHWGYHFDKVFARGGFDAIIANPPWEIFKPQAKEFFAYHSDLVQKKKMNIKAFEKEQKKLLQDPEISQAWCEYQSQFPHVSSYFRSAEQYKNQISIVNGRKAGTDINLYKLFLEQCFNLLRSNGRCGIIIPSGIYTDLGTKQLREVLFSQTRLDTLFGLSNEKFIFEGVHHSFKFALLAFEKGKQTEAFNAVFRINPREAVRANELGSFLYDTRQQLQLPVSLVRQLSPDSLSVMEFKKPIDITIAQKMLQFPLLGETIEDKWNLKLTAEFHMTNDSHLFKTEPAPGRLPLYEGKMIHQFTHQFAEPRYWVDEREGRKAVLGKKGIDNGQKLDYQGYRLGLRAIARNTDIRTLIIGLLPYNVFCGNSVLSLYQSNLSQAEMLVVLSIGNSFVLDAYLRSMVSANINMFYIYQLPVPRLQEGDQWFTEIVERAAKLICTTPEFDELWREVFPHPLTPSPKGGEGEQDSLTPLSRSGRGAGGEGHGVTNEVQRAKLRAELDGIIAHLYKLTETEFAHILSTFPIVPDPVKLAARNAYRDVERGLIS, encoded by the coding sequence TTGCAGAAGTTAGAAGCGTTAACGATAGATATCAAAGAAGAGAAGGAACTCACCCATGTAGATGTAGTCGAAAAGGTTAAACAGGGGTTTGATATTGAGCGGGTTACGAAGCAATTTTTCCAGGATTTTGAAGGGCTACATCAGAATTTCTGCCTGGAGATTGAGGGCATTGACTCAGAAGCCGATCGCCGTTGGTATGCGTCTGTGTTACTGAATCGTTTGATGTTTGTCTATTTCTTGCAGCGGCGCTATTTCCTAGACAATAAAGATGCCCTGTACTTACAACACAAGTTGGAAATGTGCCAGCAAGATGGCACAAGTTTTTATGAATTTCTCAAGGATTTATTTTTTCTGGGGTTTGCGGAACCGGAATATGAACGGGATGCGGCCATCCAGCAACGTTTGGGCAAAATTTGTTATCTCAATGGGGGCTTGTTTTTACGCCACCCGATCGAGGAAAAATACCCCCAACTGCACATCGGCGATCGCGCGTTTTCCCAAGTTTTAGACCTATTTTCGGGCTATTCCTGGCATTTAGATGATCGCCCGGATAAAGATCCCCTGGAAATCAACCCGGATGTGTTGGGCTATATTTTTGAGAAATACATTAACCAAAAAGAGTTTGGTGCTTACTACACCCGCCCAGAAATTACCGAGTACTTGTGCGATCGTACTATCAATAAGTTGGTGCTCGATCGGGTTAATGCTTTAGGCCATGATTTCGATCGTTTGGAGTCTGTGGTGCCAGCGTTGGATGGGGCGCTGTGTCAGGCATTGCTCCATGACATTCTGCCAACACTAACCCTACTGGATCCGGCCTGTGGATCGGGGGCGTTTTTGGTGGCGGCGATGAAGACGTTGATTGCTATTTATCAACAGGTGGTGGCTAAGGCACGGCAGTTTGCTGATAGCGCTGGCGGGTCACAGAGCAACCAGCCTCAGATCGCCCAATGGCTGACTGAAGCGGCGAAGCATCCTTCTTTGGACTATTACATCAAAAAGCGGATTATTACTGACAATCTCTATGGTGTAGACATCATGGAGGAAGCCACGGAAATTGCTAAGTTGCGTTTATTTTTAGCGCTGGTTTCTGCGGCGAAAACGGTCGATGATCTGGAACCGTTGCCTAATATTGATTTTAATATTATGGCGGGCAATTCACTGATTGGTTTAATTGGGGTGGATAGGGACGGCTTCGATCGCTTGGGTCATAAGGCCAAGGGCAAAGGGCCGACGGGGGTGCAGGGGAATCTGTTACAGCCGTTGGTGGCTTCGGAGTATCAGCAGATTCTGGAAGATAAGAATTATCATATTGCTCTCTATAAAACCCATGCTTTTTTACCGGGCGATCGAGATGAGTTACCCCAGGAAATCCGACTGTTGCAATTGCGGGATCACATCAATAAGCTCAACCGGGAATCCCAAGCAAAGCTAAATCAGTTGTTGCTGGATGAATTTAGCCAACGGCTAGGGATTAAGTTTGAACAAGCCCAATTAAAGGGCAAACCCAAAAAGCGGCTCCTCACGATCGCTGATATCGATGCCTTGGAACCGTTTCACTGGGGCTATCATTTCGATAAGGTGTTTGCGCGAGGTGGCTTTGATGCCATTATTGCCAATCCGCCTTGGGAAATTTTCAAGCCCCAGGCAAAAGAATTTTTCGCATACCACAGCGATCTAGTTCAGAAGAAAAAAATGAACATCAAAGCATTTGAGAAAGAACAAAAAAAACTGTTACAAGATCCAGAAATTTCTCAAGCCTGGTGTGAATATCAAAGTCAGTTTCCCCATGTCAGCAGCTATTTTCGTTCCGCAGAACAGTACAAAAATCAAATTTCAATTGTTAATGGCAGAAAGGCTGGAACAGATATTAATCTCTACAAATTATTCTTAGAACAATGTTTTAACTTGTTGCGATCCAATGGTCGTTGTGGGATCATTATTCCTTCAGGTATTTACACAGACTTGGGTACCAAGCAACTTCGTGAGGTTTTGTTTTCACAAACAAGACTAGATACCTTGTTTGGTTTATCCAATGAAAAATTTATCTTTGAAGGCGTACATCATAGCTTCAAGTTTGCATTACTAGCTTTTGAAAAAGGAAAACAAACCGAGGCATTTAACGCAGTATTTCGGATTAATCCCAGAGAAGCGGTTAGAGCGAACGAACTAGGAAGTTTTTTGTACGATACCCGTCAACAACTACAGTTACCAGTATCGCTAGTACGGCAGTTGTCGCCAGATTCATTGTCGGTGATGGAGTTTAAGAAACCGATCGACATCACCATTGCCCAAAAAATGCTGCAATTCCCCTTGCTGGGCGAAACGATCGAGGACAAGTGGAATCTCAAGCTCACCGCAGAATTTCACATGACTAATGACAGCCATCTCTTCAAAACGGAACCCGCACCGGGACGACTCCCCCTCTACGAAGGCAAAATGATCCACCAGTTCACCCACCAGTTTGCCGAACCGCGCTATTGGGTCGATGAACGGGAAGGACGTAAAGCAGTGTTGGGTAAAAAGGGAATCGATAATGGTCAAAAGCTAGATTATCAAGGCTATCGTTTAGGATTGAGAGCAATTGCACGTAATACTGATATCCGAACTTTAATTATTGGACTACTGCCATACAATGTTTTTTGTGGAAATTCCGTCTTATCACTTTATCAATCTAATTTATCTCAGGCTGAGATGTTAGTAGTATTGAGTATTGGTAATTCATTTGTTTTAGATGCTTATCTACGCTCAATGGTATCTGCAAACATTAATATGTTTTATATTTACCAACTTCCTGTTCCTCGGCTTCAGGAGGGTGACCAATGGTTTACTGAAATCGTAGAACGAGCCGCCAAACTCATCTGCACCACCCCAGAATTTGACGAGCTATGGCGAGAAGTTTTCCCTCATCCCCTAACCCCTTCTCCCAAGGGGGGAGAAGGGGAACAAGATTCTCTTACTCCCCTCTCCCGTTCTGGGAGAGGGGCTGGGGGTGAGGGTCATGGCGTTACCAACGAAGTCCAACGCGCCAAACTCCGTGCTGAACTCGATGGCATCATCGCCCATCTCTACAAGCTCACCGAAACAGAATTTGCCCATATCCTCAGCACCTTTCCCATCGTCCCCGACCCCGTGAAACTAGCAGCCCGCAACGCTTACCGTGATGTGGAACGGGGGTTAATCTCATGA
- a CDS encoding DEAD/DEAH box helicase family protein, translating to MVSAPRPQSAPRVTVCPPDPSPSPSADPSPVIVDVVAVEIAVEMAVEMAVEMAVDMNPEGEVMPSAPRPGKGTTSPQGDPPPTRHTPAQTVQNQTAQNQTIPDQTVQNQTAQNQTAQNQTAQNQTIPDQTVQNQTVQNQTAQNQTAQNQTIPDQTLQTKSPRPRKRKTRQRQSPAPTTVAAVPVPKDSASPNQPTPGTPDPAPPGSAIPEPPTLDSAPPIPRPQLRPYQADLVSALKHKVRDGFQRIVIIAGTGAGKTVISGQICADAEATGTRLLFLVHLDVLVGQTYSKMQAFGLHCGFIKAGWPEDPSAPIQIASVQTMAKRDWWQTWPADLVFYDEGHTTAFSQVGQQVLYQTHPNAIHIALTATPYRLGEAQLGDHFETFVATPPPAVLQKMGFLAPLQYYGLPLEDQVELEGIATIAGDYDENALKNACDRPELVQRIVQEWQRLTPGKRTLAFCVDVDHARHVAAAFREAGVAADCVEGGTLPKVRQQIYEALAAGELQVLTSCNVISIGFDVPAVEVGLLLRPTLSLALHHQQIGRIMRISPDTGKTHGIILDQAGNLQRLGFPEDVQRYELPVGMGAIAGSVQGIPDSKPSKKCPQCQRCVATVLMECPGCGYDWAADRPIYTEDLIPLINREQLRATADEPTRYRLFQGLRRRVFRRNYAPDIAKQQYWDFFEAWPPVEWYRGAIFAKEGHRGDRQAYVRYLDGIAGRLGKPMPWIIQEFEKEFGEGSWS from the coding sequence ATGGTTTCTGCCCCCCGCCCCCAGTCTGCCCCCCGCGTCACGGTCTGTCCCCCGGATCCATCCCCCTCGCCGTCTGCTGATCCGAGTCCCGTCATTGTGGATGTGGTAGCCGTGGAAATAGCCGTGGAAATGGCCGTGGAAATGGCCGTGGAAATGGCCGTGGACATGAACCCAGAGGGGGAGGTGATGCCGTCTGCCCCTAGACCCGGAAAGGGGACGACTAGCCCCCAGGGTGACCCGCCCCCTACCCGGCACACTCCAGCCCAGACGGTGCAAAACCAAACGGCTCAAAACCAAACGATTCCAGACCAAACGGTGCAAAACCAAACGGCTCAAAACCAAACGGCTCAAAACCAAACGGCTCAAAACCAGACGATTCCAGACCAAACGGTGCAAAACCAAACGGTGCAAAACCAAACGGCTCAAAACCAGACGGCTCAAAACCAGACGATTCCAGACCAAACCCTTCAAACTAAATCACCACGACCCCGTAAACGGAAAACCCGTCAACGCCAATCTCCTGCCCCCACCACGGTTGCTGCTGTGCCAGTCCCTAAAGATTCCGCTAGCCCAAACCAGCCCACCCCAGGGACTCCAGACCCAGCCCCCCCCGGTTCAGCCATCCCTGAACCCCCAACCCTGGACAGCGCCCCACCCATCCCTCGCCCCCAACTGCGGCCCTATCAAGCCGATCTGGTCAGTGCCTTGAAACATAAGGTGCGGGATGGGTTCCAGCGTATCGTCATTATTGCGGGTACTGGGGCTGGTAAAACCGTTATTAGTGGTCAAATCTGCGCCGATGCTGAAGCGACTGGAACGAGATTACTCTTTCTTGTCCATTTAGATGTCTTAGTGGGCCAAACCTACAGCAAAATGCAAGCCTTTGGTCTCCACTGCGGTTTCATTAAGGCCGGTTGGCCCGAAGACCCCAGCGCCCCCATCCAAATCGCCAGCGTCCAAACCATGGCCAAACGGGACTGGTGGCAAACCTGGCCCGCCGACTTAGTGTTTTATGACGAGGGCCACACCACCGCCTTTAGCCAAGTGGGGCAACAGGTGCTCTATCAAACCCACCCCAACGCGATCCACATTGCCCTCACCGCCACCCCCTACCGCCTGGGAGAAGCCCAGTTGGGGGATCACTTTGAAACCTTTGTCGCCACTCCCCCCCCAGCGGTGTTACAGAAAATGGGATTCCTGGCCCCCCTGCAATACTACGGGCTACCCTTGGAGGATCAGGTGGAACTGGAGGGTATTGCCACGATCGCCGGGGACTATGATGAAAATGCCCTGAAAAATGCCTGCGATCGCCCAGAACTGGTGCAACGCATTGTCCAGGAGTGGCAACGGCTGACCCCCGGTAAACGAACCCTGGCCTTTTGTGTGGATGTGGATCATGCCCGCCATGTGGCCGCAGCCTTCCGGGAGGCGGGAGTGGCGGCGGACTGTGTGGAGGGGGGCACCCTGCCCAAAGTGCGCCAACAGATCTATGAAGCCCTGGCGGCGGGGGAACTCCAGGTGCTGACCTCCTGCAATGTCATTAGTATTGGCTTTGATGTGCCTGCGGTGGAAGTGGGGCTACTGTTGCGACCGACGCTCTCCCTAGCCCTCCATCACCAGCAGATTGGTCGCATTATGCGTATAAGCCCTGATACAGGTAAAACCCACGGTATTATCCTCGATCAAGCTGGAAATCTGCAACGGTTGGGCTTCCCGGAAGATGTGCAACGCTATGAGTTACCGGTGGGGATGGGTGCGATCGCGGGCAGTGTCCAGGGGATTCCCGACAGCAAACCCAGCAAGAAATGCCCCCAGTGTCAGCGCTGTGTGGCCACGGTCTTGATGGAGTGTCCGGGCTGTGGCTATGACTGGGCCGCCGATCGACCCATCTACACCGAAGACCTAATCCCCCTGATCAACCGGGAGCAGTTGCGGGCCACTGCCGACGAACCCACCCGCTATCGCCTGTTCCAGGGGCTGCGCCGCCGTGTTTTCCGCCGTAACTATGCTCCAGACATTGCCAAACAGCAATATTGGGACTTTTTTGAAGCATGGCCCCCCGTTGAGTGGTATCGGGGCGCTATTTTTGCCAAGGAGGGGCACCGGGGCGATCGCCAAGCCTATGTGCGCTATCTGGATGGCATTGCAGGGCGCTTAGGCAAACCCATGCCCTGGATTATCCAGGAGTTTGAAAAGGAATTCGGAGAAGGCAGTTGGTCCTAG